From the genome of Gorilla gorilla gorilla isolate KB3781 chromosome 4, NHGRI_mGorGor1-v2.1_pri, whole genome shotgun sequence, one region includes:
- the LOC115933002 gene encoding leucine-rich repeat-containing protein 37A3-like isoform X8 produces the protein MTSAQCPALACVMSRLRFWGPWPLLLWQLLWLLVKEAQPLEWVKDPLQLTSNPLGPPEPWSSHSSHFPRESPHVPTLPADPWDFDHLGPSASSEMPAPPQESTENLVPFLDTWDSAGELPLEPEQFLASQQDLKDKLSPQERLPVSPKKLKKDPARRWSLAEIIGIIRQLSTPQSQKQNLQHEYSSTDTPYPGSLPPELRVKSDEPPGPSEQVGPSQFHLEPETENPETLEDIQSSSLQQEAPAQLPQLPEEEEPSSMQQEAPALPPESSMESLTLPNHEVTVQPPGEDQAHYHSPNITVKPADVEVTITSEPTNETESSQAQQEAPIRFPEEVEPSATQQEAPIEPPVPPMERELSISEQQQPVQPSESSGEVESSPTQQETPGQPPEHHEVTVSPPGHHQTHHLDSPNVSVKPPDVQLTIAAEPSAEVGTSLVHQEATAQLSGSGNDVEPPAIQHGGPPLLPESSEEAGPLAVQQETSFQSPEPINNENPSPTQQEAAAEHPQTAEEGESSLTHQEAPAQTPEFPNVVVAQPPEHSHLTQATVQPLDLGFTITPESMTEVELSPTMKETPTQPPKKVVPQLRVYQGVTNPTPGQDQAQHPVSPSVTVQLLDLGLTITPEPTTEVGHSTPPKRTIVSPKHPEVTLPHPDQVQTQHSHLTRATVQPLDLGFTITPKSMTEVEPSTALMTTAPPPGHPEVTLPPSDKGQAQHSHLTQATVQPLDLELTITTKPTTEVKPSPTTEETSTQPPDLGLAITPEPTTEIGHSTALEKTTAPHPDQLQTLHQKLTEVTGPPTELEPTQDSLVQSESYIQDKALAAPEEHKASTSTNICELCTCGDEMLSCIDLNPEQRLRQVPVPEPNTHNGTFTILNFQGNYISYIDVNVWKAYSWTEKLILRENTLTELHKDSFEGLLSLQYLDLSCNKIQSIERHTFEPLPFLKFINLSCNVITELSFGTFQAWHGMQFLHKLILNHNPLTTVEDPYLFKLPALKYLDMGTTLVPLTTLKNILMMTVELEKLILPSHMACCLCQFKNSIEAVCKTVKLHCNSACLTNTTHCRESKLHAEEASVGNPEEAFMKVLQARKNYTSTELIVEPEEPSDSSGINLSAFGSEQLDTNDESDVSTLSYILPYFSAVNLDVKSLLIPVIKLPTTGNSLAKIQTVGQNRQRVNRVLMGPRSIQKRHFKEVGRQSIRREQGAQASVENAAEEKRLGSPAPRELEQPHTQQGPEKLAGKAVYKVKKSPKVRKKSYLNRLMLANRLPFSAAKSLISSPSQGAFSSLGDLSPQENPFLEVSAPSEHFIENSNTKDTISKARNAFEENVFMENTNMPEGTISENTNYNHPPEADSAGTAFNLGPTVKQTETKWEYNNVGTDLSPEPKSFHYPLLSSPGDQLEIQLTQQLQSLIPNNNVRRLIAHVIRTLKMDCSGAHVQVTCAKLISRTGHLMKLLSGQQEVKASNIQWDTDQWKTENYINESTEAQSEQKEKSLELTKEVPGYGYTTKLIVALILTGILTILIILFCLIVMCCHRKSLQEDEEGFSRDSEAPSGGGE, from the exons ATGACTTCCGCTCAGTGCCCGGCACTAGCGTGTGTCATGTCCCGGCTGCGTTTCTGGGGCCCATGGCCCCTCCTTTTGTGGCAACTATTGTGGCTACTTGTCAAGGaggctcagcctctggagtgggtCAAGGACCCGCTCCAGCTGACCTCTAACCCCCTGGGGCCGCCTGAGCCCTGGTCTTCCCACTCCTCCCATTTCCCACGGGAATCTCCCCATGTGCCTACTCTCCCGGCAGACCCGTGGGACTTCGATCACCTGGGGCCCTCTGCTTCCTCAGAGATGCCAGCCCCACCCCAGGAATCGACTGAAAATTTGGTTCCATTCCTGGACACCTGGGATTCAGCTGGAGAGCTGCCCCTGGAGCCAGAGCAGTTCTTGGCTTCACAGCAGGATTTAAAGGACAAGCTGAGTCCACAGGAAAGGCTCCCTGTTTCGCCCAAGAAGCTGAAGAAAGATCCAGCTCGGCGTTGGAGCCTTGCTGAGATTATTGGAATTATACGCCAATTATCCACACCTCAGAGTCAGAAACAGAACTTGCAGCATGAATATTCCAGCACGGATACACCGTATCCGGGTAGCCTGCCTCCAGAACTCCGGGTGAAGTCAGATGAGCCTCCAGGGCCCTCTGAGCAAGTTGGACCTTCTCAATTCCATCTAGAGCCTGAAACTGAAAATCCAGAGACCCTTGAAGACATCCAGTCCTCTTCACTCCAGCAAGAAGCCCCAGCACAGCTTCCACAGCTCCCTGAGGAGGAAGAACCTTCTTCAATGCAGCAGGaggccccagctctgcctccagagtCCTCTATGGAGAGTCTAACTCTACCAAATCATGAGGTGACCGTTCAACCTCCAGGTGAGGATCAAGCTCATTATCACTCGCCCAACATTACAGTTAAACCTGCAGATGTGGAGGTTACCATAACTTCAGAGCCTACCAATGAGACAGAATCTTCCCAAGCCCAGCAGGAGGCCCCAATTCGGTTTCCAGAGGAGGTGGAACCTTCTGCAACCCAACAGGAGGCCCCAATTGAGCCTCCAGTTCCTCCTATGGAGCGTGAACTTTCCATCAGTGAGCAGCAGCAGCCAGTTCAGCCTTCTGAGTCTTCTGGGGAGGTCGAATCTTCTCCGACCCAGCAGGAGACCCCAGGTCAGCCTCCAGAACATCATGAAGTCACAGTTTCACCTCCAGGTCACCATCAAACTCATCATTTAGATTCACCCAATGTCTCTGTGAAGCCTCCAGACGTGCAGCTCACCATAGCAGCAGAGCCTAGTGCAGAGGTGGGAACTTCTCTAGTCCACCAGGAGGCTACAGCTCAGCTCTCAGGGTCAGGTAATGATGTAGAACCTCCCGCCATCCAGCACGGGGGCCCACCTCTGCTTCCAGAGTCATCGGAAGAAGCTGGACCTTTAGCAGTTCAACAGGAGACTTCATTTCAATCTCCGGAACCTATTAATAATGAGAACCCCTCTCCAACCCAGCAGGAGGCTGCAGCTGAGCATCCACAGACCGCTGAGGAGGGTGAGTCTTCCCTAACCCATCAGGAGGCCCCAGCTCAGACTCCAGAGTTCCCTAATGTAGTTGTAGCTCAACCTCCAGAGCATTCACACCTGACTCAAGCCACAGTTCAACCTTTGGATCTGGGGTTTACCATCACTCCAGAATCCATGACAGAGGTTGAACTTTCTCCAACCATGAAGGAgaccccaactcagcctcctaagaaaGTTGTACCCCAACTTCGAGTATATCAAGGGGTAACAAATCCAACACCAGGTCAGGATCAAGCTCAGCATCCAGTGTCACCCAGCGTTACAGTTCAACTTTTGGACCTGGGACTTACCATCACTCCAGAACCCACTACGGAGGTTGGACATTCTACACCCCCGAAGAGGACTATAGTTTCTCCAAAGCATCCTGAGGTGACACTTCCACATCCAGACCAGGTTCAGACTCAGCATTCACACCTGACTCGAGCCACAGTTCAACCTTTGGACCTGGGGTTTACCATCACTCCAAAATCCATGACAGAAGTTGAACCTTCTACAGCCCTGATGACTACAGCTCCTCCTCCAGGACACCCTGAGGTGACACTTCCACCTTCAGACAAGGGTCAGGCTCAGCATTCACACCTGACTCAAGCCACCGTTCAACCTCTGGACCTGGAGCTTACCATAACTACAAAACCTACTACAGAGGTTAAACCGTCTCCAACCACGGAGGAGACCTCAACTCAGCCTCCAGACCTAGGGCTTGCCATAACTCCAGAGCCCACTACAGAGATTGGACATTCTACAGCCCTGGAGAAGACTACAGCTCCTCATCCAGATCAGCTTCAGACTCTGCATCAAAAACTGACTGAAGTCACAGGTCCACCTACTGAGCTAGAACCTACTCAGGATTCACTGGTGCAGTCTGAAAGTTACATCCAAGATAAGGCTTTAGCTGCACCAGAGGAACACAAGGCCTCCACAAGCACCAACATATGTGAGCTCTGTACCTGCGGAGATGAGATGTTGTCATGTATTGATCTCAACCCAGAGCAGAGGCTCCGCCAAGTGCCTGTGCCAGAGCCCAACACCCACAATGGCACCTTCACCATCTT aaatttccAAGGAAACTATATTTCTTACATTGATGTAAATGTATGGAAAGCATACAGTTGGACCGAGAAACT AATTCTCAGAGAAAATACCTTGACTGAATTACACAAGGATTCATTTGAAGGCCTGCTATCCCTCCAGTATTT AGATTTATCCTGCAATAAAATACAGTCTATTGAAAGACATACATTTGAACCACTACCATTTTTGAAGTTTAT aaatcttaGTTGCAATGTAATTACAGAACTCAGCTTTGGAACATTTCAGGCCTGGCACGGAATGCAGTTTTTACATAAGTT aATTCTCAATCACAATCCTCTGACAACTGTTGAAGATCCGTATCTCTTTAAATTGCCAGcattaaaatatct AGACATGGGAACAACGCTAGTCCCACTTACAACACTTAAGAACATTCTCATGATGACTGTTGAACTGGAAAAACT GATCTTACCTAGCCATATGGCCTGCTGCCTCTGCCAATTTAAAAACAGCATTGAGGCTGTCTGCAAGACAGTCAAGCTGCATTGCAACAGTGCATGTCTGACAAACACCACACACTGTCGTGAGTCCAAATTGCATG CTGAAGAAGCATCTGTAGGGAATCCAGAAGAAGCGTTCATGAAGGTGTTACAAGCCCGGAAGAATTACACAAGCACTGAGCTGATTGTTGAGCCGGAGGAGCCCTCAGACAGCAGTGGCATCAACTTGTCAGCCTTTGGGAGTGAGCAGCTAGACACCAATGACGAGAGTGATGTTAGTACACTAAGTTACATCTTGCCTTATTTCTCAGCGGTAAACCTAGATGTGAAATCACTGTTAATACCAGTCATTAAACTGCCAACCACAGGAAACAGCCTGGCAAAGATTCAAACTGTAGGCCAAAACCGGCAGAGAGTGAATAGAGTCCTCATGGGCCCAAGGAGCATCCAGAAAAGGCACTTCAAAGAGGTAGGAAGGCAGAGCATCAGGAGGGAACAGGGTGCCCAGGCATCTGTGGAGAACGCTGCCGAAGAAAAAAGGCTCGGGAGTCCAGCCCCAAGGGAGCTGGAACAGCCTCACACACAGCAGGGGCCTGAGAAGTTAGCGGGAAAGGCCGTCTACAAGGTCAAAAAGAGTCCAAAGGTCAGAAAGAAAAGTTATCTGAATAGACTGATGCTCGCAAACAGGCTTCCATTCTCTGCAGCGAAGAGCCTCATAAGTTCCCCTTCACAAGGGGCTTTTTCATCCTTAGGAGACCTGAGTCCTCAAGAAAACCCTTTTCTGGAAGTATCTGCTCCTTCAGAACATTTTATAGAAAACAGTAATACAAAAGACACAATTTCAAAGGCAAGAAATGcctttgaagaaaatgtttttatggaAAACACTAACATGCCAGAAGGAACCATCTCTGAAAACACAAACTACAATCATCCTCCTGAGGCAGATTCCGCTGGGACTGCATTCAACTTAGGGCCAACTGTTAAACAAACTGAGACAAAATGGGAATACAACAACGTGGGCACTGACCTGTCCCCCGAGCCCAAAAGCTTCCATTACCCATTGCTCTCGTCCCCAGGTGATCAGTTGGAAATTCAGCTAACCCAGCAGCTACAGTCCCTTATCCCCAACAACAATGTGAGAAGGCTCATTGCTCATGTTATCCGGACCTTGAAGATGGACTGCTCTGGGGCCCATGTGCAAGTGACCTGTGCCAAGCTCATCTCCAGGACAGGCCACCTGATGAAGCTTCTCAGTGGGCAGCAGGAAGTAAAGGCATCCAACATACAATGGGATACGGACCAATGGAAGACTGAGAACTACATTAATGAGAGCACAGAAGCCCAGAGTGAACAGAAAGAGAAGTCGCTTGAG ctcacaaAAGAAGTTCCAGGATATGGCTATACCACCAAACTCATCGTGGCATTAATTCTGACTGGAATACTAACTATTTTGATTATACTTTTCTGCCTCATTGTG
- the LOC115933002 gene encoding leucine-rich repeat-containing protein 37A-like isoform X4 — translation MTSAQCPALACVMSRLRFWGPWPLLLWQLLWLLVKEAQPLEWVKDPLQLTSNPLGPPEPWSSHSSHFPRESPHVPTLPADPWDFDHLGPSASSEMPAPPQESTENLVPFLDTWDSAGELPLEPEQFLASQQDLKDKLSPQERLPVSPKKLKKDPARRWSLAEIIGIIRQLSTPQSQKQNLQHEYSSTDTPYPGSLPPELRVKSDEPPGPSEQVGPSQFHLEPETENPETLEDIQSSSLQQEAPAQLPQLPEEEEPSSMQQEAPALPPESSMESLTLPNHEVTVQPPGEDQAHYHSPNITVKPADVEVTITSEPTNETESSQAQQEAPIRFPEEVEPSATQQEAPIEPPVPPMERELSISEQQQPVQPSESSGEVESSPTQQETPGQPPEHHEVTVSPPGHHQTHHLDSPNVSVKPPDVQLTIAAEPSAEVGTSLVHQEATAQLSGSGNDVEPPAIQHGGPPLLPESSEEAGPLAVQQETSFQSPEPINNENPSPTQQEAAAEHPQTAEEGESSLTHQEAPAQTPEFPNVVVAQPPEHSHLTQATVQPLDLGFTITPESMTEVELSPTMKETPTQPPKKVVPQLRVYQGVTNPTPGQDQAQHPVSPSVTVQLLDLGLTITPEPTTEVGHSTPPKRTIVSPKHPEVTLPHPDQVQTQHSHLTRATVQPLDLGFTITPKSMTEVEPSTALMTTAPPPGHPEVTLPPSDKGQAQHSHLTQATVQPLDLELTITTKPTTEVKPSPTTEETSTQPPDLGLAITPEPTTEIGHSTALEKTTAPHPDQLQTLHQKLTEVTGPPTELEPTQDSLVQSESYIQDKALAAPEEHKASTSTNICELCTCGDEMLSCIDLNPEQRLRQVPVPEPNTHNGTFTILNFQGNYISYIDVNVWKAYSWTEKLILRENTLTELHKDSFEGLLSLQYLDLSCNKIQSIERHTFEPLPFLKFINLSCNVITELSFGTFQAWHGMQFLHKLILPSHMACCLCQFKNSIEAVCKTVKLHCNSACLTNTTHCRESKLHAEEASVGNPEEAFMKVLQARKNYTSTELIVEPEEPSDSSGINLSAFGSEQLDTNDESDVSTLSYILPYFSAVNLDVKSLLIPVIKLPTTGNSLAKIQTVGQNRQRVNRVLMGPRSIQKRHFKEVGRQSIRREQGAQASVENAAEEKRLGSPAPRELEQPHTQQGPEKLAGKAVYKVKKSPKVRKKSYLNRLMLANRLPFSAAKSLISSPSQGAFSSLGDLSPQENPFLEVSAPSEHFIENSNTKDTISKARNAFEENVFMENTNMPEGTISENTNYNHPPEADSAGTAFNLGPTVKQTETKWEYNNVGTDLSPEPKSFHYPLLSSPGDQLEIQLTQQLQSLIPNNNVRRLIAHVIRTLKMDCSGAHVQVTCAKLISRTGHLMKLLSGQQEVKASNIQWDTDQWKTENYINESTEAQSEQKEKSLELTKEVPGYGYTTKLIVALILTGILTILIILFCLIVMCCHRKSLQEDEEGFSRGIFRFLPQRRCSSQRESQVHWRIHCCGQGKQRTCKINTSLSIFKDELFLFRQPLWLKDTYKPLSATRLNNHIWKLHKKSSNEDEILNRDPGDSEAPSGGGE, via the exons ATGACTTCCGCTCAGTGCCCGGCACTAGCGTGTGTCATGTCCCGGCTGCGTTTCTGGGGCCCATGGCCCCTCCTTTTGTGGCAACTATTGTGGCTACTTGTCAAGGaggctcagcctctggagtgggtCAAGGACCCGCTCCAGCTGACCTCTAACCCCCTGGGGCCGCCTGAGCCCTGGTCTTCCCACTCCTCCCATTTCCCACGGGAATCTCCCCATGTGCCTACTCTCCCGGCAGACCCGTGGGACTTCGATCACCTGGGGCCCTCTGCTTCCTCAGAGATGCCAGCCCCACCCCAGGAATCGACTGAAAATTTGGTTCCATTCCTGGACACCTGGGATTCAGCTGGAGAGCTGCCCCTGGAGCCAGAGCAGTTCTTGGCTTCACAGCAGGATTTAAAGGACAAGCTGAGTCCACAGGAAAGGCTCCCTGTTTCGCCCAAGAAGCTGAAGAAAGATCCAGCTCGGCGTTGGAGCCTTGCTGAGATTATTGGAATTATACGCCAATTATCCACACCTCAGAGTCAGAAACAGAACTTGCAGCATGAATATTCCAGCACGGATACACCGTATCCGGGTAGCCTGCCTCCAGAACTCCGGGTGAAGTCAGATGAGCCTCCAGGGCCCTCTGAGCAAGTTGGACCTTCTCAATTCCATCTAGAGCCTGAAACTGAAAATCCAGAGACCCTTGAAGACATCCAGTCCTCTTCACTCCAGCAAGAAGCCCCAGCACAGCTTCCACAGCTCCCTGAGGAGGAAGAACCTTCTTCAATGCAGCAGGaggccccagctctgcctccagagtCCTCTATGGAGAGTCTAACTCTACCAAATCATGAGGTGACCGTTCAACCTCCAGGTGAGGATCAAGCTCATTATCACTCGCCCAACATTACAGTTAAACCTGCAGATGTGGAGGTTACCATAACTTCAGAGCCTACCAATGAGACAGAATCTTCCCAAGCCCAGCAGGAGGCCCCAATTCGGTTTCCAGAGGAGGTGGAACCTTCTGCAACCCAACAGGAGGCCCCAATTGAGCCTCCAGTTCCTCCTATGGAGCGTGAACTTTCCATCAGTGAGCAGCAGCAGCCAGTTCAGCCTTCTGAGTCTTCTGGGGAGGTCGAATCTTCTCCGACCCAGCAGGAGACCCCAGGTCAGCCTCCAGAACATCATGAAGTCACAGTTTCACCTCCAGGTCACCATCAAACTCATCATTTAGATTCACCCAATGTCTCTGTGAAGCCTCCAGACGTGCAGCTCACCATAGCAGCAGAGCCTAGTGCAGAGGTGGGAACTTCTCTAGTCCACCAGGAGGCTACAGCTCAGCTCTCAGGGTCAGGTAATGATGTAGAACCTCCCGCCATCCAGCACGGGGGCCCACCTCTGCTTCCAGAGTCATCGGAAGAAGCTGGACCTTTAGCAGTTCAACAGGAGACTTCATTTCAATCTCCGGAACCTATTAATAATGAGAACCCCTCTCCAACCCAGCAGGAGGCTGCAGCTGAGCATCCACAGACCGCTGAGGAGGGTGAGTCTTCCCTAACCCATCAGGAGGCCCCAGCTCAGACTCCAGAGTTCCCTAATGTAGTTGTAGCTCAACCTCCAGAGCATTCACACCTGACTCAAGCCACAGTTCAACCTTTGGATCTGGGGTTTACCATCACTCCAGAATCCATGACAGAGGTTGAACTTTCTCCAACCATGAAGGAgaccccaactcagcctcctaagaaaGTTGTACCCCAACTTCGAGTATATCAAGGGGTAACAAATCCAACACCAGGTCAGGATCAAGCTCAGCATCCAGTGTCACCCAGCGTTACAGTTCAACTTTTGGACCTGGGACTTACCATCACTCCAGAACCCACTACGGAGGTTGGACATTCTACACCCCCGAAGAGGACTATAGTTTCTCCAAAGCATCCTGAGGTGACACTTCCACATCCAGACCAGGTTCAGACTCAGCATTCACACCTGACTCGAGCCACAGTTCAACCTTTGGACCTGGGGTTTACCATCACTCCAAAATCCATGACAGAAGTTGAACCTTCTACAGCCCTGATGACTACAGCTCCTCCTCCAGGACACCCTGAGGTGACACTTCCACCTTCAGACAAGGGTCAGGCTCAGCATTCACACCTGACTCAAGCCACCGTTCAACCTCTGGACCTGGAGCTTACCATAACTACAAAACCTACTACAGAGGTTAAACCGTCTCCAACCACGGAGGAGACCTCAACTCAGCCTCCAGACCTAGGGCTTGCCATAACTCCAGAGCCCACTACAGAGATTGGACATTCTACAGCCCTGGAGAAGACTACAGCTCCTCATCCAGATCAGCTTCAGACTCTGCATCAAAAACTGACTGAAGTCACAGGTCCACCTACTGAGCTAGAACCTACTCAGGATTCACTGGTGCAGTCTGAAAGTTACATCCAAGATAAGGCTTTAGCTGCACCAGAGGAACACAAGGCCTCCACAAGCACCAACATATGTGAGCTCTGTACCTGCGGAGATGAGATGTTGTCATGTATTGATCTCAACCCAGAGCAGAGGCTCCGCCAAGTGCCTGTGCCAGAGCCCAACACCCACAATGGCACCTTCACCATCTT aaatttccAAGGAAACTATATTTCTTACATTGATGTAAATGTATGGAAAGCATACAGTTGGACCGAGAAACT AATTCTCAGAGAAAATACCTTGACTGAATTACACAAGGATTCATTTGAAGGCCTGCTATCCCTCCAGTATTT AGATTTATCCTGCAATAAAATACAGTCTATTGAAAGACATACATTTGAACCACTACCATTTTTGAAGTTTAT aaatcttaGTTGCAATGTAATTACAGAACTCAGCTTTGGAACATTTCAGGCCTGGCACGGAATGCAGTTTTTACATAAGTT GATCTTACCTAGCCATATGGCCTGCTGCCTCTGCCAATTTAAAAACAGCATTGAGGCTGTCTGCAAGACAGTCAAGCTGCATTGCAACAGTGCATGTCTGACAAACACCACACACTGTCGTGAGTCCAAATTGCATG CTGAAGAAGCATCTGTAGGGAATCCAGAAGAAGCGTTCATGAAGGTGTTACAAGCCCGGAAGAATTACACAAGCACTGAGCTGATTGTTGAGCCGGAGGAGCCCTCAGACAGCAGTGGCATCAACTTGTCAGCCTTTGGGAGTGAGCAGCTAGACACCAATGACGAGAGTGATGTTAGTACACTAAGTTACATCTTGCCTTATTTCTCAGCGGTAAACCTAGATGTGAAATCACTGTTAATACCAGTCATTAAACTGCCAACCACAGGAAACAGCCTGGCAAAGATTCAAACTGTAGGCCAAAACCGGCAGAGAGTGAATAGAGTCCTCATGGGCCCAAGGAGCATCCAGAAAAGGCACTTCAAAGAGGTAGGAAGGCAGAGCATCAGGAGGGAACAGGGTGCCCAGGCATCTGTGGAGAACGCTGCCGAAGAAAAAAGGCTCGGGAGTCCAGCCCCAAGGGAGCTGGAACAGCCTCACACACAGCAGGGGCCTGAGAAGTTAGCGGGAAAGGCCGTCTACAAGGTCAAAAAGAGTCCAAAGGTCAGAAAGAAAAGTTATCTGAATAGACTGATGCTCGCAAACAGGCTTCCATTCTCTGCAGCGAAGAGCCTCATAAGTTCCCCTTCACAAGGGGCTTTTTCATCCTTAGGAGACCTGAGTCCTCAAGAAAACCCTTTTCTGGAAGTATCTGCTCCTTCAGAACATTTTATAGAAAACAGTAATACAAAAGACACAATTTCAAAGGCAAGAAATGcctttgaagaaaatgtttttatggaAAACACTAACATGCCAGAAGGAACCATCTCTGAAAACACAAACTACAATCATCCTCCTGAGGCAGATTCCGCTGGGACTGCATTCAACTTAGGGCCAACTGTTAAACAAACTGAGACAAAATGGGAATACAACAACGTGGGCACTGACCTGTCCCCCGAGCCCAAAAGCTTCCATTACCCATTGCTCTCGTCCCCAGGTGATCAGTTGGAAATTCAGCTAACCCAGCAGCTACAGTCCCTTATCCCCAACAACAATGTGAGAAGGCTCATTGCTCATGTTATCCGGACCTTGAAGATGGACTGCTCTGGGGCCCATGTGCAAGTGACCTGTGCCAAGCTCATCTCCAGGACAGGCCACCTGATGAAGCTTCTCAGTGGGCAGCAGGAAGTAAAGGCATCCAACATACAATGGGATACGGACCAATGGAAGACTGAGAACTACATTAATGAGAGCACAGAAGCCCAGAGTGAACAGAAAGAGAAGTCGCTTGAG ctcacaaAAGAAGTTCCAGGATATGGCTATACCACCAAACTCATCGTGGCATTAATTCTGACTGGAATACTAACTATTTTGATTATACTTTTCTGCCTCATTGTG